Proteins from a genomic interval of Clostridium scatologenes:
- a CDS encoding ABC transporter ATP-binding protein, whose translation MKFLIKYIKNYWKLFIAAVIFLTIEALCDLMQPTIMSKIIDIGVANKQMDYVMNKGIIMLLITALGAVAACGRNILSNYVSQKFSEELRLDLFKKIQGFSFDNLDKFKGASLVTRLTNDVTQLQNFCNGLMRIFVKAPLVCIGSIIMAAKLNPRMSLVLVVVIPIVIIFIFANMQIGYPFFIKVQKALDKVNTVMREYLSGVRVVKAFNRFDYEIKRFEGANGELASASTNAMRLMSVFSPIIRLTVNLGIVAVIWIGGFRVNNGNMYVGQVIAFINYMTQILFSLMMISFVFTVFVRARASAERIGEVFMEENERNCSKAIKENVKTRVKVDFEKVYFSYAESKGEPIIKNITFRCMSGETIGIIGATGAGKTSLVNLIPCFYNVTSGSVKVDGIDVNHMDLKTLREKIAIVPQKSILFTGTVKDNILWGKENASDEEIKNAASMAQAHDFISSFPEGYETKIGQGGVNFSGGQKQRISIARALIKKPDILILDDCTSAVDAATETRIRLSLKKYFKNLTCFIIAQRITSVMEADKIIVMDNGEIAGVGKHEQLMKDCNIYKEIFYSQIGKEVV comes from the coding sequence GTGAAATTCTTAATAAAGTACATAAAAAACTATTGGAAATTATTTATAGCAGCAGTAATATTCTTAACAATTGAGGCTTTGTGTGATTTAATGCAACCTACAATAATGTCTAAGATAATAGATATAGGTGTTGCAAATAAACAAATGGATTATGTAATGAATAAAGGAATTATAATGCTTTTAATTACAGCACTTGGTGCAGTAGCAGCATGTGGAAGAAATATTTTATCCAATTATGTATCTCAGAAATTTTCAGAAGAACTTAGATTAGATCTTTTTAAAAAAATACAAGGTTTTTCTTTTGATAATTTGGATAAATTTAAAGGAGCATCGCTTGTAACTAGGTTAACTAATGATGTAACTCAACTGCAGAATTTTTGTAATGGACTTATGAGAATTTTTGTTAAGGCTCCTCTTGTATGTATAGGAAGTATTATAATGGCTGCTAAACTTAATCCTAGAATGTCTTTAGTATTAGTTGTAGTTATACCAATTGTAATAATTTTTATATTTGCTAACATGCAAATTGGTTATCCATTTTTCATCAAGGTTCAAAAGGCTTTAGATAAGGTGAATACTGTAATGAGAGAATATTTATCTGGAGTTAGAGTAGTTAAAGCTTTTAACAGATTTGATTATGAGATTAAAAGATTTGAAGGTGCAAATGGAGAATTGGCGTCAGCATCTACTAATGCAATGAGATTGATGTCTGTTTTTTCACCAATTATAAGGTTAACAGTAAACTTAGGTATAGTAGCAGTTATCTGGATTGGAGGATTTCGTGTAAACAATGGAAATATGTATGTAGGTCAAGTAATTGCTTTTATTAATTATATGACACAAATTCTTTTTTCTCTTATGATGATATCTTTTGTTTTTACAGTATTTGTTAGAGCTAGAGCTTCTGCTGAGCGTATTGGGGAAGTATTTATGGAAGAAAACGAAAGAAATTGCTCTAAAGCTATCAAAGAAAATGTTAAAACAAGGGTAAAGGTAGATTTTGAAAAGGTTTATTTTTCATATGCTGAAAGTAAAGGAGAGCCTATAATTAAAAATATCACATTTAGATGTATGTCAGGAGAAACAATAGGGATTATAGGAGCTACAGGAGCAGGAAAAACAAGTCTTGTTAATTTAATACCTTGTTTTTATAATGTAACTAGTGGATCAGTTAAGGTAGATGGAATAGACGTTAATCATATGGATTTAAAAACTTTGAGAGAAAAAATAGCAATTGTTCCTCAAAAATCTATATTATTTACAGGTACTGTTAAAGATAATATACTTTGGGGAAAGGAAAATGCTTCAGATGAAGAAATAAAGAATGCGGCAAGTATGGCTCAGGCTCATGATTTTATTTCTTCATTTCCAGAAGGTTATGAAACTAAAATAGGTCAGGGGGGTGTAAATTTTTCAGGAGGTCAAAAACAGCGTATTTCCATTGCTCGCGCATTAATTAAAAAACCAGATATTTTGATATTAGATGATTGTACAAGTGCTGTAGATGCAGCAACAGAAACAAGAATTAGGTTATCTTTAAAGAAGTATTTTAAAAATCTTACATGTTTTATAATAGCGCAGCGTATTACAAGCGTTATGGAAGCTGATAAAATAATTGTGATGGATAATGGTGAAATAGCTGGTGTTGGTAAACATGAGCAGCTTATGAAAGATTGTAATATTTATAAAGAAATATTTTACTCACAGATAGGTAAAGAGGTGGTGTAA
- a CDS encoding ABC transporter ATP-binding protein codes for MGQGDKSPIGVGRNIMGKSSKRHGRMMPVVKPKNFKETISRLWKYFGSERKFLTLIFIFIIIDAALSLAVPYIIGKSVDAMSEINGKVNFAVLKIMTITLITAYIGDAIITFIQGWIMAGVSQRIVMSLRSHLYKKLQKLPISFFDVHTHGEVMSRLSNDIDNVSSTISQSTVQLMSGIINIIGSLFMMVILSPILTLASMITVPMVLVLTRIIAKNTAPLFKDQQIELGKLNGYIEETISGIEVVKAFNHEDKVIEQFEKTNSKLCKVGIKAQILSGFIMPLMNVINNIGFAVVAGVGGVLAVKNLITVGIIASFLSYSRQFSRPLNDLANIFNTLQSAVAGAERVFEILDEEEEASDIVEASVLKNVDGNVRFENVNFGYSDNVSVLKNISFDASKGSTTAIVGPTGAGKTTIINLLTRFYDITSGRILIDGIDIREYTRDSLRKCFGIVLQDTYLFSGTIKENIKYGNMDATFEEVKEAAAMANADVFINRLPKDYDTFLQDSGENLSQGQRQLIAIARAILANPSILILDEATSSVDTRTEMNIQEAMLKLMKGRTSFIIAHRLSTIRNADNIMVIDGGEIVEKGNHEELIKNKGIYHNMYFNQFKNVQ; via the coding sequence GTGGGGCAAGGAGATAAAAGCCCAATAGGTGTTGGCAGAAATATAATGGGAAAATCCAGCAAAAGGCACGGTAGAATGATGCCTGTTGTAAAACCAAAAAATTTCAAAGAAACTATATCTAGATTGTGGAAATATTTTGGCAGTGAACGTAAATTTTTAACACTGATATTCATTTTTATTATAATTGATGCTGCACTTTCTCTTGCAGTACCATATATTATAGGAAAATCCGTAGATGCAATGTCTGAAATAAATGGAAAAGTGAATTTTGCAGTACTTAAAATAATGACTATTACGCTTATAACAGCTTATATAGGTGATGCAATTATTACTTTCATTCAAGGTTGGATTATGGCGGGAGTATCGCAGAGAATAGTTATGAGTTTACGCAGTCACCTCTATAAAAAACTCCAAAAGCTGCCAATATCGTTTTTTGATGTACATACACATGGAGAGGTTATGAGTCGTTTATCAAATGATATTGATAATGTAAGTAGTACAATATCACAGTCTACAGTGCAATTAATGTCTGGAATTATAAATATAATAGGATCACTTTTTATGATGGTAATTTTAAGCCCTATACTTACCTTAGCTAGTATGATAACTGTACCTATGGTACTTGTGCTTACCCGTATTATAGCTAAGAATACAGCACCTTTGTTTAAGGATCAACAAATAGAACTGGGAAAGCTTAATGGATATATAGAAGAAACAATATCAGGCATTGAAGTGGTAAAAGCTTTCAATCATGAAGATAAAGTAATTGAACAGTTTGAAAAAACCAATTCAAAATTGTGTAAGGTGGGTATAAAAGCTCAAATATTATCAGGATTTATAATGCCACTTATGAATGTAATTAACAACATAGGTTTTGCTGTAGTAGCTGGAGTTGGTGGTGTATTGGCAGTAAAAAATTTGATTACTGTAGGTATCATAGCAAGTTTTTTAAGTTATTCAAGACAGTTTTCAAGACCATTAAATGATTTAGCTAATATATTTAATACACTACAGTCTGCTGTAGCAGGGGCAGAAAGAGTATTTGAAATACTTGATGAGGAAGAAGAAGCTTCTGATATAGTAGAAGCTAGTGTATTAAAGAATGTAGATGGAAATGTAAGATTTGAAAATGTTAATTTTGGTTATAGTGATAATGTATCTGTATTAAAAAATATAAGCTTTGATGCATCAAAAGGAAGTACAACAGCTATAGTTGGACCTACTGGTGCTGGAAAAACCACTATTATAAATTTACTTACAAGATTTTACGATATAACTAGTGGAAGAATATTAATTGATGGCATAGACATAAGAGAATATACAAGAGATAGTTTGAGAAAGTGCTTTGGTATAGTACTTCAAGATACTTATCTTTTTTCTGGAACAATTAAGGAAAATATTAAATATGGCAATATGGATGCTACTTTTGAAGAAGTTAAAGAGGCTGCAGCCATGGCTAATGCAGATGTATTTATAAATAGGCTTCCTAAAGATTATGATACATTTTTGCAAGACAGTGGGGAAAATTTAAGTCAAGGACAAAGACAGTTGATTGCTATAGCTAGGGCTATTTTAGCTAATCCATCTATATTGATTTTAGATGAAGCTACGAGCAGTGTAGATACTCGTACTGAAATGAATATACAAGAAGCAATGCTAAAGCTTATGAAAGGACGTACAAGTTTTATAATAGCACATAGACTTAGTACCATTAGAAATGCAGATAATATCATGGTAATAGATGGTGGTGAAATAGTAGAAAAAGGGAACCATGAAGAACTTATTAAAAATAAAGGTATATACCATAATATGTATTTTAATCAATTTAAAAATGTTCAGTAA
- a CDS encoding DUF4317 family protein, whose product MNKKDLADIRKEFKLGAYMLPIKEVYSVYLKKDNGEIITRELNHFEMMDIEKQELYLENFKKILTGSLDSKIFELDFKNNTTIEQLDNNDDLNNEVEQEVDIDSTQQILYKALNDNNESIAAYADKVVDKIAENYTYDTDIVINFLRAEYYKGNKKKSMEAEESIDDFMQSIEFLLCSVNKVDVPKKALKLDYSDLTFKPNSALDMIINLKSPLDGFMFPSISAEYTDVNKAVYYSSKAKQMNNVFVEEVLGCNVKATAIEEKETFHAILNTVVGDSIKPDTMQEIYERMNEKLEMEEEIEDDEEPTVDMKEVEEVLKESGVENTEVVKSAFEELCGSDYEFKVKNIVPDFKSKSIKIENENTNITITPRDLSSIKQIKDKRGRKCLLIELNEDVQINGFKLETEEVDYI is encoded by the coding sequence ATGAATAAAAAGGATTTAGCGGACATAAGAAAAGAATTTAAACTTGGAGCATACATGTTGCCTATAAAAGAAGTTTATAGTGTATATTTAAAAAAAGACAATGGAGAGATTATAACAAGGGAATTAAATCACTTTGAAATGATGGATATAGAAAAACAAGAGCTTTACTTAGAGAATTTTAAAAAGATATTAACAGGTAGTTTGGATTCTAAAATATTTGAATTGGATTTTAAAAATAATACCACAATAGAACAACTTGATAATAATGATGATTTAAATAATGAAGTTGAACAAGAAGTAGATATAGATAGTACCCAGCAGATTTTATATAAAGCGTTAAATGATAATAATGAAAGTATTGCAGCTTATGCAGATAAAGTAGTAGATAAGATAGCTGAAAATTATACTTATGACACTGATATAGTTATAAACTTTTTAAGAGCAGAATACTATAAGGGAAACAAGAAAAAAAGTATGGAAGCTGAAGAGTCTATAGATGATTTTATGCAATCCATAGAATTTTTATTGTGCAGTGTAAATAAGGTGGATGTTCCAAAGAAAGCATTAAAACTTGATTATTCGGATTTGACCTTTAAACCAAATTCAGCATTGGATATGATAATAAATTTAAAATCACCATTAGATGGTTTTATGTTTCCAAGCATTTCTGCAGAATATACAGATGTAAATAAAGCAGTTTATTACTCATCTAAGGCTAAACAGATGAACAATGTTTTTGTAGAGGAAGTATTAGGATGTAATGTTAAAGCTACTGCTATAGAGGAAAAAGAAACTTTTCATGCTATATTAAATACAGTGGTAGGAGATAGTATTAAGCCAGACACTATGCAGGAAATATATGAAAGAATGAATGAAAAACTAGAAATGGAAGAGGAAATTGAAGATGATGAAGAACCAACTGTAGATATGAAGGAAGTGGAAGAGGTTTTAAAAGAGAGTGGTGTAGAAAATACTGAAGTAGTAAAAAGTGCTTTTGAAGAATTATGTGGAAGTGATTATGAATTTAAGGTAAAAAACATAGTACCTGATTTTAAGAGTAAATCCATAAAAATAGAAAATGAAAATACCAATATTACAATAACTCCAAGGGATCTAAGCTCTATAAAGCAAATAAAGGATAAGAGAGGTAGAAAATGTCTTTTGATAGAGCTAAATGAAGATGTACAAATAAATGGCTTCAAATTGGAAACAGAAGAAGTAGATTATATATAA
- a CDS encoding LytR/AlgR family response regulator transcription factor, with amino-acid sequence MNLILSNSGEELLSKIKYKEIHICFLDIEMKGLNGIEIGKELRKINKDVIIIFITGFKEYALKAFEIKAFNYIMKPISEEKFKKLFQEILDRLDLIHYKLEKDKVFNIVNKEITYKIKYDDIYYFEKELRKIKVIHRDGSLEFYDSLKNLKKRIDMNYFTQCHQGYIVSNNKISIYKKLAITIEELGTIIPVSRQYVNDVKKVFLKNLFK; translated from the coding sequence TTGAATTTAATTTTGTCTAACAGTGGAGAAGAACTTTTATCTAAAATAAAATATAAAGAAATACACATTTGTTTTTTAGATATAGAAATGAAAGGTTTGAATGGAATTGAAATAGGGAAAGAGCTCAGGAAAATTAATAAAGATGTAATTATTATATTTATTACAGGTTTTAAAGAATATGCATTAAAAGCTTTTGAAATAAAAGCTTTTAATTATATAATGAAACCTATTTCTGAAGAAAAATTTAAAAAATTATTTCAAGAAATATTGGACAGGCTAGATTTAATTCATTATAAGTTAGAAAAGGATAAAGTTTTTAATATTGTGAATAAAGAAATTACATATAAAATTAAATATGATGATATTTATTATTTTGAAAAAGAATTGAGAAAGATTAAAGTTATTCATAGAGATGGTAGCTTAGAATTTTATGATAGCTTAAAAAATTTGAAAAAAAGAATTGATATGAATTATTTTACACAATGTCATCAAGGTTATATTGTGAGTAATAATAAAATTTCAATTTACAAAAAATTGGCTATCACTATTGAAGAACTTGGTACAATTATTCCAGTAAGCAGACAATATGTTAATGATGTTAAAAAGGTATTTTTAAAAAATCTATTTAAATAG